Proteins encoded in a region of the Massilia sp. UMI-21 genome:
- a CDS encoding oligosaccharide flippase family protein — protein sequence MRSMPVAPYWRNVATVLGGAVGAQALPLLAAPLLTRMCSPGELGAYSVWLGIVAIAAIGATLRMEAAMILDHEPERQRACFRVVFYSATVTALALTLLAAGARLAGVDAAARLSWTALFTLGLGTWLTGCMQTTLAFATSHNAFGKAARAKVTTAAIIVASQLALLYAGLGGVGLVLGHLIGTTTGFVTARLLLHPPRAPIGWRLDAEQRAHLVRHQKFWRYSLPSNLLNGAVSQLPLFLIGMRHGALAAGLFALTQRVLSAPVSLIAASVLEVFKRESVREFKEHGNCSRTYRHTFKALALLGTGPALVLLLFAPQLFALVFGERWCAAGELAQLMAPLFLMNFIASPLSYVFFVAGRQQADLWWQVALFAMTLAAFLAPGSVVQNVLWYVIGYCCLYLVYLHMSWQCSRTVLAAA from the coding sequence TTGCGCTCCATGCCGGTGGCGCCATACTGGCGCAACGTGGCCACGGTGCTCGGCGGCGCCGTGGGCGCCCAGGCGCTGCCGCTGCTCGCCGCCCCGCTGCTGACGCGGATGTGCAGCCCGGGCGAACTGGGTGCCTACAGCGTCTGGCTCGGCATCGTCGCGATCGCGGCGATCGGCGCCACCCTGCGCATGGAAGCGGCGATGATCCTCGACCACGAACCCGAGCGCCAGCGCGCCTGCTTCCGCGTCGTGTTCTACAGCGCCACCGTCACCGCGCTCGCGCTGACGCTGCTGGCCGCGGGCGCCCGGCTGGCCGGGGTCGACGCCGCCGCCAGGCTGTCCTGGACCGCCCTGTTCACCCTCGGCCTCGGCACCTGGCTCACCGGCTGCATGCAAACCACGCTGGCCTTCGCCACCTCGCACAACGCCTTCGGCAAGGCGGCGCGCGCCAAGGTCACTACGGCCGCCATCATCGTTGCCTCCCAGTTGGCCCTGCTGTACGCCGGACTGGGCGGGGTCGGCCTCGTGCTGGGCCACCTGATCGGAACAACCACCGGCTTCGTCACCGCACGCTTGCTGCTGCACCCGCCCCGTGCCCCGATCGGCTGGCGGCTCGATGCCGAGCAGCGCGCGCACCTGGTCCGCCACCAGAAATTCTGGCGCTATTCCCTGCCCTCGAACCTGCTCAACGGGGCCGTCAGCCAATTGCCGCTGTTTCTGATCGGCATGCGCCACGGCGCACTGGCGGCCGGCCTGTTCGCGCTCACCCAACGCGTGCTGTCGGCCCCGGTATCACTGATCGCCGCATCCGTACTGGAAGTGTTCAAGCGCGAATCCGTACGCGAATTCAAGGAGCACGGCAACTGCAGCCGCACCTACCGCCACACCTTCAAGGCCCTGGCGCTGCTCGGCACCGGCCCGGCCCTGGTCCTGCTGCTGTTCGCGCCACAGCTGTTCGCCCTGGTGTTCGGCGAGCGCTGGTGCGCCGCCGGCGAACTCGCACAGCTGATGGCGCCGCTGTTCCTGATGAATTTCATTGCCAGCCCGCTCAGCTACGTGTTCTTCGTTGCCGGGCGCCAGCAGGCCGATCTCTGGTGGCAGGTCGCGCTGTTCGCGATGACGCTCGCGGCTTTCCTGGCGCCGGGCAGCGTCGTCCAGAACGTGCTGTGGTACGTGATCGGGTATTGCTGCCTCTACCTGGTATACCTGCACATGTCCTGGCAATGCTCGCGCACGGTATTGGCGGCCGCATGA
- a CDS encoding DegT/DnrJ/EryC1/StrS family aminotransferase, giving the protein MDFIDLKSQYLASRDLINARIQAVLDHGQYIMGPEVAELEGRLAAYTGARHCITVSSGTEALVIALMALGIKPGDEVITTPFSFIATAEAIVLLGATPVFVDVEAGTCNLDHRLVEARITPRTRAIIPVSLYGQPSDMDEINAVAERHGLAVIEDAAQSFGATYRGRKSCNLSTIGCTSFFPSKPLGCYGDGGALFTSDEALAGAMREIRVHGQSRRYVHTRIGVGGRMDTLQCAVVLAKLDRFEWEVEQRQRAAACYDDLLGGALGEVLEPIGCRPDRTSVYAQYTVRVPQRERLQEALRAAGIPTAVHYPVPIDQQPAYAQWASPGGCPVAASLAHEVLSLPMGPYLDRPSAHRVAQALVQALQVPGLAGDKAA; this is encoded by the coding sequence ATGGATTTCATCGACCTCAAATCGCAGTACCTCGCTTCCCGTGACCTGATCAACGCCCGCATCCAGGCCGTCCTCGACCACGGCCAGTACATCATGGGCCCCGAAGTGGCCGAACTCGAAGGCAGGCTGGCCGCCTATACCGGTGCCCGCCATTGCATCACGGTGTCGTCCGGCACCGAAGCGCTGGTGATTGCGCTGATGGCGCTCGGCATCAAGCCGGGCGACGAAGTCATCACCACGCCCTTCTCTTTCATCGCCACCGCCGAGGCGATCGTGCTGCTGGGCGCCACGCCGGTCTTCGTCGACGTCGAGGCCGGCACCTGCAACCTCGACCATCGCCTGGTCGAGGCGCGCATCACGCCGCGCACACGCGCCATCATTCCGGTGTCCCTGTACGGGCAGCCATCCGACATGGACGAGATCAACGCCGTCGCGGAGCGCCATGGCCTGGCCGTGATCGAAGACGCCGCCCAGAGTTTCGGCGCCACCTACCGTGGCCGCAAGAGCTGCAACCTGTCGACCATCGGCTGCACCAGCTTTTTCCCCAGCAAGCCGCTCGGCTGCTACGGCGACGGCGGCGCGTTGTTCACCAGCGATGAGGCCCTGGCCGGCGCCATGCGCGAAATCCGCGTGCACGGCCAGTCGCGCCGCTACGTGCACACCCGCATCGGGGTCGGCGGCCGCATGGACACCCTGCAGTGCGCGGTCGTACTGGCCAAGCTCGATCGCTTCGAATGGGAGGTCGAGCAGCGCCAGCGCGCCGCCGCCTGCTACGACGACCTGCTCGGCGGCGCGCTGGGTGAGGTCCTGGAGCCGATCGGCTGCCGCCCGGATCGCACCAGCGTCTACGCCCAGTACACGGTCCGGGTCCCCCAGCGCGAGCGGCTGCAGGAAGCCCTGCGGGCGGCCGGCATTCCGACCGCCGTCCATTACCCGGTCCCGATCGACCAGCAACCCGCCTATGCCCAGTGGGCCAGCCCGGGAGGCTGTCCGGTGGCCGCCAGCCTGGCACACGAGGTGCTCAGCCTGCCGATGGGCCCCTACCTGGACCGTCCCAGCGCGCATCGCGTGGCACAGGCGCTGGTCCAGGCGCTCCAGGTCCCGGGGCTGGCCGGCGACAAGGCAGCCTGA
- a CDS encoding N-acetyltransferase: MAIVIHSSAIVDQGAALGDGTRVWHFAHVCAGARIGNDCSLGQNVYVGNDVVLGNQVKVQNNVSIYDAVTLEDEVFCGPSMVFTNVYNPRAAVTRKHEYRRTLVRRGATIGANATIVCGVTVGEYAFVAAGAVVNRDVPAFALVAGVPARQIGWISRFGERLDLPLPGAPAHPGKTEGEARCPHTGDLYVLHDGACRLERAASQP, from the coding sequence ATGGCCATCGTCATCCATTCCAGCGCCATCGTCGACCAGGGCGCCGCCCTCGGCGACGGCACCCGCGTATGGCACTTCGCCCACGTCTGCGCCGGCGCCCGCATCGGCAACGACTGCTCGCTGGGCCAGAACGTCTATGTGGGCAACGATGTCGTGCTGGGCAACCAGGTAAAGGTCCAGAACAATGTCTCGATCTACGACGCGGTGACCCTCGAAGACGAAGTGTTCTGCGGCCCGAGCATGGTGTTTACCAATGTCTACAACCCGCGCGCGGCGGTGACCCGCAAGCACGAGTACCGGCGCACGCTGGTGCGGCGCGGCGCCACCATCGGCGCCAATGCCACCATCGTCTGCGGCGTCACGGTCGGCGAATACGCCTTTGTGGCCGCCGGTGCGGTGGTCAACCGCGACGTCCCCGCCTTCGCCCTGGTCGCCGGCGTGCCGGCGCGCCAGATCGGCTGGATCAGCCGCTTCGGCGAGCGCCTCGACCTTCCCTTGCCCGGCGCCCCGGCCCATCCGGGCAAGACCGAAGGAGAAGCGCGCTGCCCCCATACCGGCGATTTGTATGTGCTGCACGATGGCGCCTGCCGCCTCGAGCGCGCCGCCTCCCAACCCTGA
- a CDS encoding Gfo/Idh/MocA family oxidoreductase yields the protein MRSYPPAILDRKIRFAMVGCGRIAKNHMNAIREHHDRCELVGVCDIDPRALDAAAGATGARTWRSLDRMLAECDADAFVLCTPSGLHPQQAIQVARAGRHVITEKPMATRWEDGKAMVAAADAAGVRMFVVKQNRRNATLQLLKSAVEKKRFGRIYMVNLNVFWTRPDEYYNSAKWRGTWEFDGGAFMNQASHYVDLIDWIVGPVESLQAYTATLARDIEVEDTGVISLRWRNGALGSMNVTMLTYPRNMEGSITILGEHGTARIGGVAVNEVQQWEFATPDQDDERIKEASYQTTSVYGFGHPLYYDNVIKVLRGEAEPETDGREGLKSLEVLVAAYRSARDGKRIALPLEY from the coding sequence ATGCGTTCCTACCCCCCTGCCATCCTCGACCGCAAAATCCGCTTCGCCATGGTTGGCTGCGGCCGCATTGCAAAAAACCACATGAATGCCATCCGCGAGCACCACGACCGCTGCGAGCTGGTCGGGGTCTGCGATATCGACCCGCGCGCGCTCGACGCCGCCGCCGGCGCCACCGGAGCACGCACCTGGCGCAGCCTCGATCGCATGCTGGCCGAATGCGATGCCGACGCCTTCGTGCTCTGCACGCCGTCGGGACTGCATCCGCAGCAGGCGATCCAGGTGGCGCGCGCCGGGCGCCACGTGATCACCGAAAAACCGATGGCCACCCGTTGGGAAGACGGCAAGGCCATGGTGGCGGCGGCCGACGCCGCCGGAGTACGCATGTTCGTGGTCAAGCAAAACCGCCGCAACGCCACCTTGCAGCTGCTCAAGAGCGCGGTCGAAAAGAAGCGTTTCGGGCGCATCTACATGGTCAACCTGAACGTGTTCTGGACCCGTCCTGATGAGTACTACAACAGCGCCAAGTGGCGCGGCACCTGGGAGTTCGACGGCGGCGCCTTCATGAACCAGGCCAGCCACTATGTCGACCTGATCGACTGGATCGTGGGACCGGTGGAAAGCCTGCAGGCCTACACCGCCACCCTGGCGCGCGACATCGAAGTCGAAGATACCGGCGTCATCAGCCTGCGCTGGCGCAACGGCGCGCTGGGGTCGATGAACGTCACCATGCTGACCTACCCGCGCAACATGGAAGGCTCGATCACCATTCTCGGCGAGCACGGTACCGCCCGTATCGGCGGGGTCGCCGTCAACGAAGTCCAGCAGTGGGAATTCGCCACGCCGGACCAGGACGACGAGCGCATCAAGGAAGCCAGTTACCAGACCACCTCGGTCTACGGTTTCGGCCACCCGCTTTACTACGACAACGTCATCAAGGTGCTGCGCGGCGAAGCCGAACCGGAAACCGACGGGCGCGAAGGCCTGAAGTCGCTCGAAGTACTGGTCGCCGCCTACCGCTCGGCACGCGACGGCAAGCGCATCGCTCTGCCGCTGGAGTACTGA
- a CDS encoding nucleotide sugar dehydrogenase, giving the protein MRDENTSPHLEQLLAKLQDRTAVIGIVGLGYVGLPLTLCYAAQGFKVLGIDIDTDKVERLNRGESYIKHIDAKAIGSARELGFEATADFTRTGEADALIICVPTPLNAFREPDLSYVLGTVGALLPHVREGQVVSLESTTYPGTTEEELRPRLESRGFTVGRDLFLVFSPEREDPGNPHFQTRTIPKVCGGTTPACLEAGLALYRAAVDRVVPVSSTRAAELTKLLENIHRAVNIGLVNEMKIIADKMGIDIHEVIRAAATKPFGFTPYYPGPGLGGHCIPIDPFYLTWKAREYGVHTRFIELAGEINSDMPHWVIGKVADALNERGRSIMGSRVLVLGIAYKKDVEDMRESPSVALMEILRRKGATVDYADPHVPVFPRMREHRFDLSSVPLTPNVIASYDVVLLATAHSAFDYELVRQYANLIIDTRGVYAERLPNVVKA; this is encoded by the coding sequence ATGCGCGACGAGAACACCTCCCCACACCTGGAGCAGCTGCTGGCCAAGCTGCAGGACCGCACCGCCGTCATCGGCATTGTCGGGCTCGGCTACGTCGGCCTGCCGCTGACGCTCTGCTATGCGGCGCAGGGCTTCAAGGTGCTCGGCATCGACATCGATACCGACAAGGTCGAGCGCCTGAACCGCGGGGAGAGCTACATCAAGCACATCGATGCGAAAGCGATCGGCTCGGCGCGCGAACTGGGCTTTGAAGCCACCGCCGACTTCACCCGTACCGGCGAAGCGGACGCCCTGATCATCTGCGTGCCGACGCCGCTGAACGCCTTCCGCGAGCCGGACCTGTCCTATGTGCTGGGCACCGTCGGCGCCCTGCTGCCCCATGTGCGCGAAGGCCAGGTGGTGTCGCTCGAGAGCACGACCTACCCCGGCACCACCGAAGAAGAACTGCGTCCGCGGCTGGAATCGCGCGGCTTCACTGTCGGGCGCGACCTGTTCCTGGTGTTCTCGCCCGAGCGCGAAGACCCGGGCAATCCGCACTTCCAGACCCGCACCATCCCCAAGGTCTGCGGCGGCACCACCCCGGCCTGCCTCGAGGCCGGCCTGGCCCTGTACCGGGCGGCGGTGGACCGCGTGGTGCCGGTCAGCTCGACCCGCGCCGCCGAGCTCACCAAGCTGCTCGAGAATATCCACCGCGCGGTCAACATCGGCCTGGTCAACGAGATGAAGATCATCGCCGACAAGATGGGCATCGACATCCATGAGGTGATCCGCGCGGCCGCCACCAAGCCCTTCGGCTTCACGCCCTACTACCCCGGGCCCGGCCTGGGCGGCCACTGCATCCCGATCGACCCCTTCTACCTTACCTGGAAGGCGCGCGAATACGGCGTGCACACCCGCTTCATCGAGCTGGCCGGCGAAATCAACAGCGACATGCCGCACTGGGTGATCGGCAAGGTGGCCGACGCACTCAACGAGCGCGGCCGCTCGATCATGGGCAGCCGCGTGCTGGTGCTCGGCATTGCCTACAAGAAAGATGTCGAGGACATGCGCGAGTCGCCCTCGGTCGCGTTGATGGAGATCCTGCGCCGCAAGGGCGCCACGGTCGACTACGCCGACCCGCATGTGCCGGTGTTTCCGCGCATGCGCGAACACCGCTTCGACCTGTCCAGCGTGCCGCTGACCCCGAACGTGATCGCCTCCTACGACGTCGTCCTGCTGGCCACGGCGCATAGCGCCTTCGATTACGAGCTGGTGCGCCAATACGCCAACCTCATCATCGACACCCGTGGCGTCTACGCCGAGCGCCTGCCGAATGTCGTCAAGGCCTGA
- a CDS encoding polysaccharide biosynthesis protein has translation MSRTSKIALMVGADLLALPVCFLIAMILRGGDLQLARNFGPASYALVAVVTIAAFSVSDLYRAVIRFIDQRLLSFTGAALAFAILCVYVVLIIMNEPRFPRSALAIYWFVVFSYVVISRIGLRNLLRAHGGRRASRSDAVAVYGAGEAGARLVQAMRHSDEYRPVCFFDDKRVLNERTIAGLRVFNTTRLAELVAAQGIRTIVIALPSVSPERLRDIMQRLGQAGVPVKLLSRLVDLADDRPPARDSIRELKFEDLLGRPPVPPRLDLFARCVRGKSVLVTGAGGSIGSELCRQIVTLTPTELHLLDHSEYALYTVRQELTARFPGLAIHAHLGSVCNNDLVDRILREGKVNTIYHAAAYKHVPLVEANIVEGLRNNVLGAQVVASAAARHQIETCVLISSDKAVRPTNIMGASKRIAELIFQAAAVRHGAHTTFCMVRFGNVLGSSGSVIPLFQRQIARGGPLTITHPEVSRYFMLIAEAAQLVIQAGAMAKGGDVFVLDMGEPVKIVDLARTMIAMSGLTERTLQNPRGDIEVQFVGLFPGEKLHEELLTEGTVFPSEHPRIMRMKESALRPSVLETCITCLMMACETHERGTIESMVKAIVAEYVPTSPVAAPPLVADTQAPSLIKKFVPFRI, from the coding sequence ATGAGCCGCACCAGCAAAATTGCCCTGATGGTAGGGGCCGACCTGCTGGCATTACCGGTCTGCTTTCTTATCGCGATGATATTGCGCGGCGGCGATTTGCAACTCGCAAGGAATTTCGGCCCGGCCTCGTATGCGCTGGTGGCCGTGGTCACGATCGCCGCATTTTCGGTATCCGATTTATACCGGGCGGTCATCCGCTTTATCGACCAGCGCTTATTGAGTTTTACCGGTGCGGCGCTCGCTTTCGCCATATTGTGCGTCTATGTCGTATTAATCATCATGAATGAGCCGCGCTTCCCGCGCAGTGCGCTCGCCATTTACTGGTTCGTGGTGTTTTCCTATGTCGTCATCTCCCGCATCGGCCTGCGCAACCTGCTGCGCGCCCATGGCGGAAGGCGCGCAAGCCGCTCGGACGCGGTCGCCGTGTATGGCGCCGGCGAGGCGGGCGCGCGCCTGGTCCAGGCGATGCGCCACAGCGACGAATACCGCCCGGTCTGCTTCTTCGACGACAAGCGGGTCCTGAACGAGCGCACCATCGCCGGCCTGCGCGTGTTCAATACCACCCGCCTGGCCGAGCTGGTCGCCGCCCAGGGCATCCGCACCATCGTGATCGCCCTGCCCTCGGTCTCGCCGGAGCGCCTGCGCGACATCATGCAACGCCTGGGCCAGGCCGGCGTACCGGTCAAGCTGCTGAGCCGCCTGGTCGACCTCGCCGACGACCGGCCCCCGGCGCGTGACTCGATCCGCGAGCTCAAGTTCGAGGACCTGCTGGGGCGCCCGCCGGTACCGCCGCGGCTCGACCTGTTCGCCCGCTGCGTCCGCGGCAAGAGCGTGCTCGTCACCGGCGCCGGGGGATCGATCGGCAGCGAGTTGTGCCGCCAGATCGTCACCCTGACGCCGACCGAACTGCACCTGCTCGACCACTCCGAGTACGCGCTCTACACGGTGCGCCAGGAACTGACCGCACGCTTTCCCGGCCTCGCCATCCACGCCCACCTGGGCTCGGTCTGCAACAACGACCTGGTCGACCGCATCCTGCGCGAGGGCAAGGTCAACACCATCTACCATGCCGCCGCCTACAAGCATGTCCCGCTGGTCGAGGCCAATATCGTCGAGGGCCTGCGCAACAACGTGCTGGGCGCCCAGGTAGTGGCCAGCGCCGCCGCCCGCCACCAGATCGAGACCTGCGTGCTGATCTCCAGCGACAAGGCGGTGCGGCCCACCAACATCATGGGCGCCAGCAAGCGGATCGCCGAGCTGATCTTCCAGGCCGCCGCAGTGCGGCACGGCGCCCACACGACCTTCTGCATGGTCCGCTTCGGCAATGTGCTGGGCTCGTCGGGTTCGGTGATCCCCCTGTTCCAGCGCCAGATCGCCCGTGGCGGCCCCCTCACCATCACCCACCCCGAGGTGTCGCGCTACTTCATGCTGATCGCCGAGGCCGCCCAGCTGGTGATCCAGGCCGGCGCCATGGCCAAGGGCGGCGACGTGTTCGTGCTCGACATGGGCGAGCCGGTCAAGATCGTCGACCTGGCGCGCACCATGATCGCCATGTCGGGACTGACCGAACGCACCCTGCAGAATCCGCGCGGCGACATCGAGGTCCAGTTCGTCGGTCTGTTCCCCGGCGAAAAGCTGCACGAGGAACTGCTGACCGAGGGCACCGTCTTCCCCAGCGAACACCCGCGCATCATGCGGATGAAAGAAAGCGCGTTGCGCCCGAGCGTGCTGGAAACCTGCATCACCTGCCTGATGATGGCCTGCGAGACCCACGAACGCGGCACGATCGAATCGATGGTCAAGGCCATCGTCGCCGAGTACGTCCCGACCTCGCCGGTGGCGGCGCCGCCCCTGGTGGCCGATACCCAGGCCCCGAGCCTGATCAAGAAGTTCGTGCCGTTCCGGATCTAG
- a CDS encoding DUF1460 domain-containing protein: MSTTVRLSCLLFAGAALAGCASAPRHAQLPAAPAPLATVLQKQIYQMSPEEAGRYIAHVHAAEPDLRKRIAAIGRKNLGQPYSLHLLGEFPYEIHDNLPLFSLKESDCVVFAEHTYAMALSQSWEEFFWMLQRIRYRDGVIGVATRNHYTEMDWNVANRWLVTDVSAELAGPDGPAYAMTVDRARFLRTRHNTTRDIPVESSRQAYVPKEQVAAIAGRLQEGDFVNVISTRNGEYWASHVGLVVLGPDGERRLLHSQAPQVREESFDSFIARALEREARNAAAGKPGQVLAGFKFLRLNEQITVPPMAPQPRPGRPNA; encoded by the coding sequence ATGTCCACTACCGTCCGCCTCAGCTGCCTGCTGTTCGCCGGCGCCGCCCTTGCCGGCTGCGCCAGTGCTCCCCGCCATGCCCAGCTCCCCGCTGCGCCAGCCCCGCTCGCCACCGTGCTCCAGAAGCAGATTTACCAGATGAGTCCAGAGGAGGCGGGACGCTACATCGCCCACGTCCACGCCGCCGAGCCCGACCTGCGCAAGCGCATCGCTGCGATCGGCCGAAAAAACCTCGGCCAGCCCTACTCGCTGCACCTGCTGGGCGAGTTTCCGTATGAAATACACGACAATCTGCCGTTGTTCAGCCTGAAAGAAAGCGACTGCGTCGTGTTCGCGGAACATACCTACGCGATGGCGCTGTCGCAATCCTGGGAGGAGTTCTTCTGGATGCTGCAACGGATCCGCTACCGCGACGGCGTGATCGGCGTCGCCACCCGCAACCACTACACCGAGATGGACTGGAACGTGGCCAACCGCTGGCTGGTGACCGATGTCAGCGCAGAGCTGGCCGGCCCGGACGGGCCCGCGTACGCGATGACGGTCGACCGCGCCCGCTTCCTGCGCACCCGCCACAACACCACCCGCGACATTCCCGTGGAAAGCAGCCGCCAGGCCTACGTACCGAAGGAACAGGTGGCGGCCATCGCCGGCCGGTTGCAGGAAGGCGATTTCGTGAACGTGATCTCGACCCGCAACGGTGAATACTGGGCCTCGCACGTCGGCCTGGTGGTACTGGGGCCGGACGGCGAACGTCGCCTGTTGCACTCGCAGGCGCCGCAGGTGCGCGAGGAGAGCTTCGACTCCTTCATCGCACGCGCGCTCGAACGGGAAGCGCGCAACGCCGCCGCCGGCAAACCGGGCCAGGTGCTGGCCGGTTTCAAATTCCTTCGCCTGAACGAGCAGATCACGGTTCCGCCGATGGCGCCGCAGCCGCGTCCGGGTCGCCCGAACGCCTGA